The genomic region CGATTTCCGGTCTTCTTGTCTTTTTTGAAATCTCTTCGCATCGCCGTTCTCCTAAGCCTCCGCCGGCTCGGCGGGCTCGGCGGCCGGCTCGGCCGGCGCCTTCTTCGGTTTCGCCGCGGCTTTCGCCTCGCGCTTCTTCTTGAGCTTCACCGAGCGCTTGAGCTCCTCGTCGGCGCGGACGGCGAGATGGCGCAGGACGTCGTCGGACAGCCGCAGCTTGCGCTCGAGCTCGGCGACGGCCTCGGCCTTCGCCTCGACCTGCCAGTAGTAGTAGATGCCCTCCCGGCGCTTCGCGATCGGATACGCGAGGCGGCGGCGCCCCCAGATCTCTTCGGTTTTGATCTGCGCCGCGTCGTCGGTCAAGATCTTCTTGAACCCGTCGGCGAGCGCGGTGGCCTGCTCCGGAACGATCTCCGGCGACAGCACCACGACGATGTCGTAAAGCCGCATGACTCCTCCTGGATCTCAAGATCCCGTCGAGCGGGACCGAGGAGATGATCGACGCCTCCGTTCATTCGGAGAGCGCGTTGAAACGGTTCATGGCCGCCGCGATGCCTTCCGCCGCCCACGTGCGGACGGCCT from Thermoanaerobaculia bacterium harbors:
- the rpsF gene encoding 30S ribosomal protein S6; its protein translation is MRLYDIVVVLSPEIVPEQATALADGFKKILTDDAAQIKTEEIWGRRRLAYPIAKRREGIYYYWQVEAKAEAVAELERKLRLSDDVLRHLAVRADEELKRSVKLKKKREAKAAAKPKKAPAEPAAEPAEPAEA